The DNA region TTTCCTGGTGGGATACCTTGGAATTGAAATACTGGTCAACGGCGCCACCTGACTGGTTGATCCCGACGAGAATGTTGGTCTTGCCGGGGACGAGCTTCGGGCTGGTGGTGAATGTGATGCCGTGGGCTTTGAGGACCTTGGCGAGGCGCTTTTTGGTGTAGCTGTCGATGCCCTGTTCCAGCACGACGTTGACGTCCTTGCTGATTTGGAAGGTTTGCTCGCGGTATTCGATTTGCTGCGGGCGCGGGTAGATCTCGAATGGGGCGTTGGCAAACGCGGCACCGGTTGTCAGGGCAAACCCCAGAACAAGAGCGGATGTCTTTCGTGTCTTCATGTCGTTGTCGTTTTCGAGGTGTGATTGGCGGTTGGAGTTGGTGGGGGATTCCGCCGGGGGCACCGCATGTGTCGCGCTCTGTTGTGGGAGCGGGCGGTGGTTGGGTGGCCGGCTGGCGCCTCCTGTTGTTTCAAGGCACCAGCCGGTGGGTAAACGCAGAGTTCGCCTTAAAGCGACTTCGCCTGGTCGAGGCGGACGTGGTTGTTCATCAGATCGGTGACCTTGATGCCTTCGCCGTCGTTCATGGCGTCCATCTTGCGGACGGTGGCCTCCATGCCGTGGATGGCGGCGAGGACGTCTCCGGTGTGGCCGGTTTCCGAGATGGTGTGCATGTTGCGGATTGGGAAGCCAATCGAGGCGGCGGCGCAGTCGAAGCCGGCGAGAGCTGCGGCCATGGCGTCGGTGCCGGTGTCGCGTCCGGACATGTCACGCTGGAGCGGGATCTCGTTTTCGAGGCAGGCTTGTTCGATCAGGCTATTGAGGTAATCGCTGGTGATCGCGCCGGTGGTGATGGTGAAGCCTTTGCCCATGCTGAGTGTGTTCATGCGCTTGGCGCTGATGCCCGGGGCGGCGTCGTAGTCGTGGTTCACGTCTGTGCCGATGAGGATGTCCGGCACGAGCTCACCAGCGATGGCGGTTGCGCCGAAGCGACCGATCTCCTCGTGGGTGGCGATCGTAAAGAGCATGCGCACGTTCTTCAGCGGGTTCTTGGCAATGCGCTCGGCGAGTTCCGCCACGGTGAAGCAGCCGAGACCGTTGTCGAGGTAGGCTCCGTAGAACGAATCCGGTGCGAAGCCGCGCTTGATCGGGCGGTCGAAAATGATCGGGTCACCGGCCTTGATGCCGAGTTCTTCGAGCTTCTCTTTGGCCTTTTCTCCGTGCATCTGGAGCTCAACGTAGAGCATTTCCGGCTTGATGCCCTTTTCGCCGGTGCGGGTAGGGATGTCGGCGAAATGGATTGCGCCGAGTGCTTCGATGGTGCCGCCTTCGATCACTTTGTACTCGCCCGGCTTTTCCGGGTTCTGAGGGAAGAGCTTCACCTCATGGCCAACGAGCACATTCGGGATGAAGCTGTCGCTGTTGATCCAGATCTTGCCATCGTCGCTGATCTTGCGCACCTGCATGCGGATCTTATCAGCGTGGCCCACGACCATCACGGTCGGCAGGTCGAGGTCGTTCGGGTGAGTGTCGAGGACGATGCCCGCGTTGCCTTTGAACTGATGGATCGCCCAGCTGTCGTGCTTGATCTTTTCGAAGTGCGGTTTGATCACGCCGTAGCTCATCGCGGCTTCGAGGCCGATCGGGGACGGTGCGGCGAGGATCTCGCGCATGAAGTTGAACTGCTTCTCCGGCATGGACTTTTCCCATGCTGCTTTGGTCTTCTTCTTGGTAGGCATAGCTTTTCTGAATTCGATCGATTGGTGGGCTGCCGGGCTGGCGCCATTACGGCAACGTACACGTCTGATCATTCATTGGAGGGAGAAATTCGGGAACTTTTGGCGAACCTGCGGAAAATTGAGTGTGGTGGAGTGTCAAAAGATCGGGCGGGTGAGAGGATTTTGGTCGGCTAATCCGGCGTGCTTTGTTAGCCTGTAGGGATGAAAAATATCGTTGCCGCTGTCGATTTTTCTGATGTCACTCCCCAAGTGCTCGCGGTGGCTCGCGAGCAGGCCGAGGCATTCGGAGCCAACCTGCATTTGGTACATGCCGTGGATCCGGGGCCATCTTACGAGATTTATGGGTTTTCTCCGTCTGAGATGCCGGTCAACCCGTGGCTGGACAAGGCATTGGAGAATGCCAAAGACCGTCTGGAGAAGGTCGCGAAAGACGTCGGACTGCCCGAGGGACGCGTGCGTGTGCATTACATCGCCTCGATGCCTACCGACGGCATCATGCGGGTGGCCAAGGATGTGACGGCTGATTTGATTGTCGTCGGGTCCCACGGTCACAACCTTCTGGGGTCTATCCTTCTGGGTAGTTGTGCCCAGGGAATCGTGCGCCGCGCTGAGTATCCCGCATTGATTGTGCCCGTCGGTAAGAAGTAGGTCGGGGGGCAATGTGACAAAATCTTAGGCTCACCCGCGGCGAATTGCGTAGCGGTTGGGAATGGGGTGATCCAACATAATGGCATTTTTCGTCGTGAGCGATTCTACCAAAAGTAATCAACAAGAAGAATCCGATAAGATTCGCTCGAAATGGACGAAGCTGGTCTATGTCGCGGCGCTGGCTGCAGCGGTCGGTGCGGCGGTGTGGGAGTTCTCCAGATCGGGGAACCCAATGTCGCGCGAGGCCAAGGGGGCTCGGATTGCAGCGGCCATCGAGGCGACTGGTAAGGCGAAGCTTGCGATGAAGCCCGAGCTCGATGCCGCAGGCGTGGCGGCGGGCGATCCCGTGTTCCTGCGCGTGTTCAAAGAGAGCAGCGAGATGGAGCTGTGGATGCAGCCAGGGGGCGAGGGCGAGTATGTGTTGGTGAAGAACTACCCGGTGGCGAAGTGGTCTGGGGAGCTTGGCCCGAAGCTTGCCGAGGGCGATTATCAGGCGCCGGAGGGGGTGTATTTTACCAATCGGGGGAGTCTCAATCCGTTCTCAAAGTACCATCTCTCGTTCAACATCAATTACCCGAACGCATATGACAAGGCACACGGGCGGACGGGCAGTTTCATCATGGTGCACGGCAGTAATGTGTCGATCGGATGTTATGCGATGACGGATCCGGCGATTGAGGAGATTTACGGGTTGGTTGAGGATGCGTTGAAGAACGGTCAGAATGAAGTGTCGGTGCATTGTTTCCCATTCCGCATGACGCCTGAGCGGTTGCAAAAGGCGGCGGCGATGGAGGGTGAGCAGAAGTGGGAAGAGTTTTGGCGCGATGAGTTGGTGCCGGTTTACGAGGCATTTGAGGACACGCGTCAGCCGCCGGTGGTGAGGGTTGAGGACAAGAGGTACGTGGTGGAGTGAGTTTTTTTTGGAGGGGCAGGTAAACCGTCCCTTCGGGACGAGTGGCTTTTTGTGGCATCACCTCCACCGGTTGAAACCGGTGGCTAGCCAGTAAGTGGTCGCGCTGCGACCTGATCCGACGGGCGGCTCTAGTCTTGCGTGATCCGTTGGGGGAGATCGGCAGAGGTCTGATGCGACGGATGCTGCGGTGGTGACGGTGGTGACGGTGGGCTTATTGGTGTTGATGAGCGAACGCCTAAGTCTGCGTCGCGGAGCGACGTGTTACCGGATAGCCTGCGGTTTTAACCGCAGGAACGTGGAGACATCCGCCGCAGTCGTCCCGAAGGGACGGTTTACCCGGGGGAGGGAATCAGCGCGCGGTGCGCGGAGGTGTTGGTGGCCGTATGGGAAAACGGCGGTCCATGGAGGTTGCCGTTCGGCGAGAATCGATAGCGCTTCTGACGGCTTAGC from Sulfuriroseicoccus oceanibius includes:
- a CDS encoding universal stress protein, producing MKNIVAAVDFSDVTPQVLAVAREQAEAFGANLHLVHAVDPGPSYEIYGFSPSEMPVNPWLDKALENAKDRLEKVAKDVGLPEGRVRVHYIASMPTDGIMRVAKDVTADLIVVGSHGHNLLGSILLGSCAQGIVRRAEYPALIVPVGKK
- a CDS encoding peptidase M42, translated to MPTKKKTKAAWEKSMPEKQFNFMREILAAPSPIGLEAAMSYGVIKPHFEKIKHDSWAIHQFKGNAGIVLDTHPNDLDLPTVMVVGHADKIRMQVRKISDDGKIWINSDSFIPNVLVGHEVKLFPQNPEKPGEYKVIEGGTIEALGAIHFADIPTRTGEKGIKPEMLYVELQMHGEKAKEKLEELGIKAGDPIIFDRPIKRGFAPDSFYGAYLDNGLGCFTVAELAERIAKNPLKNVRMLFTIATHEEIGRFGATAIAGELVPDILIGTDVNHDYDAAPGISAKRMNTLSMGKGFTITTGAITSDYLNSLIEQACLENEIPLQRDMSGRDTGTDAMAAALAGFDCAAASIGFPIRNMHTISETGHTGDVLAAIHGMEATVRKMDAMNDGEGIKVTDLMNNHVRLDQAKSL
- a CDS encoding L,D-transpeptidase family protein; translated protein: MSDSTKSNQQEESDKIRSKWTKLVYVAALAAAVGAAVWEFSRSGNPMSREAKGARIAAAIEATGKAKLAMKPELDAAGVAAGDPVFLRVFKESSEMELWMQPGGEGEYVLVKNYPVAKWSGELGPKLAEGDYQAPEGVYFTNRGSLNPFSKYHLSFNINYPNAYDKAHGRTGSFIMVHGSNVSIGCYAMTDPAIEEIYGLVEDALKNGQNEVSVHCFPFRMTPERLQKAAAMEGEQKWEEFWRDELVPVYEAFEDTRQPPVVRVEDKRYVVE